In the genome of Mycobacterium kansasii ATCC 12478, one region contains:
- a CDS encoding DUF3556 domain-containing protein, which produces MGFLKPELPQVDVAEWSKGTRSEKIRPMARHWAEVGFGTPVALHLFYVVKIGLYILGAWLVVLSTKGIDGFTNVRSWYSEPIVFEKVVLYTMLFEVIGLGCGFGPLNNRFFPPLGSILYWLRPNTIRLPPWPGRVALTRGTARAPIDVLLYAALLVMTLWALFSDGTGPVPELGTKVGLLPVWQIWTILAILAVAGLRDKVIFLAARGEVYASLTVTFLFGGADLIVAAKLVFLVIWMGAATSKLNKHFPFVISTMMSNNPLIRPRFIKRRFFEKFPDDLRPGRLSRIIAHVSTFIEMAVPVVLFFAHGGWPTAVAAFVMVCFHLGILTAIPMGVPLEWNVFMIFGVLSLFVGHAELGLTDVKNPVPVGILFAVVAGTVVLGNVFPRKISFLPGMRYYAGNWDTTLWCIKPSASEKIGKGIVAIASMPAAQLERFYGKDKAQIPMYLGYAFRAMNTHGRALFTLAHRAMAGQNEDDYVITDGERICSTAIGWNFGDGHMHNEQLIAAMQERCHFEPGEVRIVLLDAQPIHKQTQAYRLVDAATGEFERGYVRVADMVTRQPWADDVPVHLLSDEFRRV; this is translated from the coding sequence ATGGGATTCCTCAAACCCGAACTGCCGCAGGTCGACGTCGCCGAATGGAGCAAGGGCACCCGCAGCGAGAAGATCCGCCCGATGGCCCGGCACTGGGCCGAGGTGGGTTTCGGCACACCCGTGGCGCTGCACCTGTTCTACGTCGTCAAGATCGGCCTCTACATCCTGGGCGCCTGGCTGGTGGTGCTGAGCACGAAGGGCATCGACGGGTTCACCAACGTCAGGTCGTGGTACTCCGAGCCGATCGTTTTCGAGAAGGTCGTGCTGTACACGATGCTCTTCGAGGTGATCGGGCTCGGTTGCGGCTTCGGACCGTTGAACAACCGGTTCTTCCCGCCGCTGGGGTCCATCTTGTATTGGTTGCGGCCCAACACCATTCGACTGCCTCCGTGGCCGGGTAGGGTCGCGCTGACCAGGGGCACGGCGCGGGCTCCGATAGATGTGCTGCTGTATGCGGCGCTGTTGGTGATGACGCTGTGGGCGTTGTTCTCCGACGGCACCGGTCCCGTCCCGGAGCTGGGCACCAAGGTCGGGTTGTTACCGGTGTGGCAGATCTGGACGATCCTGGCGATCCTGGCCGTCGCCGGATTGCGCGACAAGGTGATTTTCCTGGCCGCCCGCGGTGAGGTCTACGCCTCGCTGACCGTGACGTTCCTGTTCGGCGGTGCCGACCTGATCGTCGCCGCCAAACTGGTGTTTCTGGTGATCTGGATGGGGGCGGCGACGTCGAAGCTCAACAAGCACTTCCCGTTCGTGATCTCCACCATGATGTCCAACAACCCGCTGATCCGGCCACGGTTCATCAAGCGGAGGTTCTTCGAGAAGTTTCCCGACGACCTACGGCCCGGACGGTTGTCCCGGATCATCGCCCACGTCAGCACTTTTATCGAGATGGCCGTGCCGGTGGTGTTGTTCTTCGCGCACGGCGGCTGGCCGACCGCGGTGGCGGCGTTCGTGATGGTGTGTTTCCACTTGGGCATCCTGACGGCGATCCCGATGGGAGTGCCGCTGGAGTGGAACGTCTTCATGATCTTCGGCGTGCTGTCGCTGTTCGTCGGCCATGCCGAACTCGGCCTTACCGATGTGAAAAACCCTGTGCCGGTGGGAATTCTGTTCGCCGTGGTGGCCGGCACCGTCGTGCTGGGCAACGTGTTCCCGCGCAAGATCTCGTTTCTGCCCGGCATGCGTTATTACGCCGGCAACTGGGACACCACGCTGTGGTGCATCAAGCCGTCGGCAAGCGAGAAGATCGGCAAGGGCATCGTCGCGATCGCCAGCATGCCGGCCGCGCAGCTGGAGCGCTTCTATGGCAAGGACAAGGCGCAGATTCCGATGTATCTCGGATATGCGTTCCGCGCCATGAACACTCACGGCCGGGCGCTGTTCACCCTGGCGCACCGGGCCATGGCCGGGCAGAACGAAGACGACTACGTCATCACCGACGGCGAGCGGATCTGCAGCACCGCGATCGGGTGGAATTTCGGCGACGGCCACATGCACAACGAGCAGCTCATTGCCGCGATGCAGGAGCGCTGCCACTTCGAACCGGGCGAGGTACGCATCGTCCTGCTCGACGCGCAACCCATCCACAAGCAGACCCAGGCCTACCGGCTGGTCGATGCGGCGACCGGCGAATTCGAACGCGGTTACGTGCGGGTGGCCGACATGGTGACCCGGCAGCCCTGGGCCGACGACGTGCCGGTTCACCTGCTATCGGACGAGTTTCGACGGGTGTGA